TCTCTTCCCGGATACTCAGCACGGAGGCCCGCACAATACGCACAGCCCTTGGAGTCTCGACCACACAGAGCGCGATGATGACGTTCTGCACACTGCCGCCCAGTAGCGCCATAAGCGCCATGGCCAGCAGAACGGACGGGATCGCCATGAGACCATCCATGAATCGCATGATGACAGCATCCAGACGTCTGTAGTAGCCGGCAAGAAGTCCAAACACGATTGACGAGAGGACAGAGATCACGGCTACGGCCGCACCCACGGTCATCGAGACACGGCTTCCAAAGAGCACACGACTCCAAAGGTCTCTTCCTATATTGTCTGTTCCGAACCAGTTGCCAGACGATGGTGGTGTGAACCTTTCCCGCGGTGCAACAGCACTGGGATCGCCTGTGAACAGAAGTGGAGCGAAAATGGCCATCAGCGCCATCACGACAACAATCGCGATCCCGGCTGCCATCGTCGGATTTCGTCTCATGGCCCTCAATGTAGAACGGACCAGAGCACCTACTGTCTCAGCGCGTGTGCGACCGCTCCCCAGGGCAGCTCTCCCAGATTGTGATGCCATCAGTACCTGATCCTTGGATCGAAGTATGCGTATGAAATGTCAATGAACAAGTTGATGATCACGTAGACACCTGAGATCAGCAGAATCGTGCCCTGGATAATGGGATAGTCCCTGGCGAGGATGGCGTTTAGTAGCAGACGCCCCAGACCAGGGACCGCAAACACACTTTCAGTGACAACCAGGCCGCTTAGGAGAGCGGCGAATCCAAGTCCAATTACCGTTACGATGGGAAGTGCGGCGTTTCTCAGCGCGTGGCGAATGAGAACAGTGCGTTCTGTCAGGCCCTTCGCCCTGGCAGTGCGAACGTAGTCTTCCCTTAAAGTCTCCAGCATGGTCGCGCGCGTCATCCTCGTAATCAACGCCATTACTATGACCCCGGTGGCGAAAGCCGGCATTATCAGCCTGTGTAGAAACGGGCCGATCCCCTCAGAAGGCGGGCTGTAGCCGGCAGCGGGAAAGAAGTCCAATTGGACGGCGAAGAAGAAGATCATCAAGAAACCCAGCCAGAAGACGGGCATCGAGAATCCAAGAGTGGCAATGACCATGACAGTGCGGTCAATCCAAGAGTCGGCCTTCCAGGCGGCCAGCACTCCCAAAGGAATTGCCAAAACCAAGGCAATTAGCTCGGTCATAATCGTGAGCGAGAGTGTTGGTACCACCCTCGCCCTTATGAGGTCAGAGACGTTGTGCTTGGAGAGTAGCGATTGACCCAGGTCTCCCCTTGCCAGGTCACTGAAGTACCGATATAGCTGAACATGCAACGGCTGGTCCAGCCCCAGCTGCTTCCGGATCTTCTCAACTACCGCGGGATCTACTTCTGCTCCGCCAGTTCCCGCCAGGATTGCGGCGGGGTCCCCTGGGGCGAGACGCAGAATAGCGAAGACAACGAGTGCGACAACCAAGATTACGGGGATGGTCGACAAGGTGCGCCTGATGATGTATCCGGTCATTCGCTAAGCTCTCCGGTCCGGTTGTCTCTAGCGCCTGGTCTCCGTGGTTACTCGATAGTTGATGTTAGCTACTGCTCTAGTTTGAAATATGCGTCCCTGCTACTACTCTCCGAAATCGACTGTCCAGGCTCCGTCGGCCTTTATTATCAATCCATAGATATCAGGGGTCAGCCCGATGATGGGGTGGATCTTGACTTCTGTAGAACCGTCATATGGACCAGTGCCGTTTACGAGGTTTTCCGCCAGGGTTCCGTCCGCCTTTACAAGATCGATCACAAAGCTGGACGAACCCTCATGCGTGACCTCCACTGACCTTGTGCCTTGACCCAAGTCGATAGGTCCTTTGACGTCATCACCCGACCCGGACCAGTTGAACGGGGGCGCGTCACCACTGTCCCAAACAGGCTGGGTTAGCTCAATCTTCCAAGCCCCATCTGCAGTTACCTGCATAAGGTAGGTGCCGGGTGTTAGACCGAATAGCTGAGCAGGGCTCACCTGGTGGGCTCTGATTCCGTCGTAAGAACCAGATGTCTCGATGCTGGTGACCAGACCTCTGGGACTGCCTGTGCCAGAGTGCAGCGCACCCGTTGCAGACTGACTCTGCAAGTGCCAGTCAGTGAGAATCAGAACTTCGAAGTCAGACCCTCCCTGATGGGTAGCCGTCAAGTACAGGATGCCGTCGGTAATGTCGAAGCGATTAGTGAAGGCGCTGCCCTGCCCCTCGAACACTTGAGGTTCGCTTGCAGTAATCGCAATGCGGGCACCGGTGTCAGGCGGAGGGACAAGCTCCTGTGGCTGCACTGCCTGCGTGCCCTGAGATTGGGCAGAACCGGACGAGCCATCCTCCTGATCAGAGGCAGGAGAAGAGTCGGAACCACACCCGATCAGCAGCAAGGCGGCGATTGCGAGGGTAGCTACTTGAGTCAGGCAGAGAATACGCTTCACTCGCCACCTCATACCAAAAATCGTTCCTGTCAAGGGGACCTAGGTCGGATCGTCATGCCGTTGTAGAGTTGTCCACAGGGCACTGCGCGTTAAGGCCGACACTGACGACACTTAATGACCAAACGTATGAGGGAAATTAAGTGAATCGTCGTTCACTTACCAAGGCGGGGCTAGACTATCGCAGCCCTTTTTCTTTGTCAACCAGCGCATATTGACTGGTGGCACAGTCAGGATGAGGGCGTGAGTAGCCTTATGATGGAGACTGGCGATCTGACCTCATGGAGACGATCGCGTTTGAGGGACGGGGCTGATCAGATAGCTGGCGGGAGGGGTTTGTCTACCCTCAGCACGGAGAGGAACGCGCGCTGGACCGCCGAAATGTGAGTGTCATCCCGGTAGAAGACAGTCAGGGGTCGTTCACATCTCCAGCCCTGGACCGAGAGCACCTTCAGGTAGCCTGCAGCGACATCCGGGCCGACGGAGAATTTCGACACCACTCCGACTCCAAGCTCAGCTGACGCCGCCCTCTTGACGGCCTCGTTACTGCCAAGCTCCATGACCACACGGACCCGGGCACCCATGGACGAGAAATGTTCCTCAGCGGCGCGCCGGGTTGCGGAACCCGTCTCTCGCATGAGGAAAGCCTCATCAACTACATCCTGGACCTTCAGGCTGCGGCGGCGGGCAAGCGGGTGAGTTGGCGCAGTGACCAGCACAACCTCGTCATTCACGTATAAGAAAGACGCCAGTCCCCTGATGTCGACAGGTGCGCCGGCCATGCCGAGGTCCAATTCACGGCTGAGTATCTGATCGATGACGTTCCTGGTGTTGGAAATCGCCAGCGACACCTCCACCTTTGGATAGCGCTCTCGGAACTTACCAATCGCAAATGGGAGAATATACTCGCCAGGAGTCGTCGAGGACCCTATTGTCAACCTACCTGACTCAAGACCTGTGAGATCCTGGATGGCATTAGTCATCTCGTCAGCCAGAGTGAAGATTCGACGCGTGTAGTCGTAGACAGTCTCACCAGTATCGGTGAGACTGACTCCGGAGCGCATCCTGATTAGCAGAGTCGTATCAAGACTGCGTTCAAGCTCTTTCACTTGAATCGAAACCGCAGGCTGACTGATGCCCAGCTCGCTGGCGGCCCGCGTAAAACTGCCAAGCCTTGCGACTGTGTGAAAGATGAATAGGCGATGGAAGTTGATCTCAGACATAATTGTCGATCATTCCCGTCCTACTTGTGGTTTACCCACTATTGTACACCGTGTTGATCCGTTTTGCTGATCAAAGCGGGCCAGTCACTGAAAGACGAAAGAACCTTTCTGTGCCCGTTACATGTGTAGTGGTTTATAATATATACGTCATACATAGATAACTGGTTTTGTCTATTTCGTCAAGCTTTACATTGCATAGTAGGAACGGACCATAGGAAACTCAAGCTCGTAACATACCTGAGTCCATCCGATTGAGAACGCGTGAGGGGGACGGATATAATTGGCACGCGGAATTCCAATGAGTTACCCCTGCGAGGTGTTTATGGGAAGCCAGATAGACTTCAACTGCGACATGGGCGAGAGTTTCGGCATGTACAAGATGGGATTGGATGAAGAAGTCATCAAGTACATCACATCCGCCAACATCGCGTGCGGATTTCATGCGGGCGATCCCACCTGGATGCGCACGACAGTGGCACTGGCGGAAGAGCAAGGAGTGGCCATCGGAGCGCATCCGAGCTTTCCCGACCTCGCCGGATTCGGCAGGCGGAACATGATCGTATCCCCTGACGAGGCGCGCAATGACGTCATCTACCAGATGGGTGCGCTCCAGGCGTTCACCAGCGCGGGCAAGCTCCAGCACGTCAAGCCGCACGGCGCCATGTACAACATGGCAGTCGACGACGAGACCCTGGCGAGAGCGATCTGCGATGCGGTGCTCGAAGTGGACGAGGATGTCGCGCTCCTGGCGCTTGCTGGCTCTTCATGGATTGGGATTGCCCAGGAAATGGGCCTTCGAGTCGGGCGCGAGATATTCGCCGACCGAGCTCTGAATCCTGATGGAACGCTGGTATCCAGATCCCAACCCGGTTCCGTGATCCACGACACCTCTGAAGTTGTAGAGCGCAGCCTTCAGATGGTTACCGAAGGAACTGCGCGCGCCATCAATGGAGACATCATCGATGTCGAGGCGGACAGCCTGTGCCTGCATGGCGATACTCCTGGGGCCGTTGAAATGGCCAAGGCCCTCAAAGAGGCACTGGAGTCCGAGGGCGTACTGATCAAGCCCCTTGCCGAGCTGGTGTAGTGACCTCGGAGCTTAACGGCGACGCCTCATCCAAGCGAGACATCCGGTTTCTTCCTGCGGGGGACCAGGCTGTCGTGGTCGAATTCGGGTCGGTCATTGACCCGGAGATCAATGCGCTGGTGCACAGGGCGGCCGCTGCCATTGATGCATCTGACATCGATGGCGTACTTGAGATGGTGCCGACTTACCGCTCGCTTCTCGTCTATTACGATCCGCTGGAAGTGTCGCTACATGAGCTCCAGGAGCAAATATCCGGGCTGGCGATTGTCGCCGACGAAATTCGGGACGAATTCCGGATAGTCGAGATACCTACCCTTTACGGGGGCGAGCACGGGCCAGACCTGGAATTCGTGGCCCAGAACGCAGGGATGGCGGAGTCGGAGGTCATCGCGCTGCACTCTGGCACCGACTACCTGGTCTATACAATGGGGTTCAGTCCTGGATTCCCATACCTGGGCGGGCTGGACATGAGGCTGCACACGCCCCGGCTCCCGTCACCCCGCACACTAATTCCGGCCGGTTCTGTTGGGATTGCTGAGACGCAGACTGGTGTCTATCCCGTTGCAAGTCCGGGTGGCTGGAGGCTAATAGGTCGATCTCCTCTCAGGCTGTTCGATCCACTTGCGAGCCCTCCGACCGTTATAAATGCAGGAGATAGGGTGAGATTCGTGCCCCTGGATGACGAAGCCGCGTATGATGACATAGACCGGCAAGTCAAGGAAGGTACCTACTCAGCCATAACGAGGGTCGGACGATGAGCAGCCAGTCTATCGAACTGATTTCGGCTGGTCTGCTGACGACGGTCCAGGACCTTGGGCGGAGAGGATACCAGCGATATGGAATTCCCGTTTGCGGCGCACTTGATCCCGTGTCGCTTCGTATCGCAAACGTGCTGGTCGGCAATCCCGAAGGCGAAGCCTGCCTGGAGATTACGGCCCTGGGACCTACGATCAGGTTCATTTCAGACAGCGTAGTTGCCCTGGTCGGAGCGGACTTCAAGATCGACCTTGATGGTCGCGAAGTGCGAACGTGGGAGTCGGTAGAGGTCTCCGCGGGCTCAATCTTGAGCATCGGTGCGGCTTCAGACGGCTTGCGCGCCTACCTCGCTATTGCCGGGGGAATAGATGTCCCACCAGTGATGAACAGTAGGTCTACGGACCTCAAAGGTGTGTTCGGAGGATTCGAAGGACGGCCTCTCCAAGATGGAGACTCGCTGCCAGTGGGAGACTCTCCCCATGTGGCGGACTGGTCTCAAAGAGGCCTGCCGGCTGGAATCAGCAGACAGCCCACGTTCGGGCAGGAGTTTCAGATCAGGGTGGTGTTGGGCCCACAGGATGGCGAATTCACTCAGACTGGCATAGATACAATGCTGACGTCCGAGTACACGGTCAGCGTAGACTCCGACAGGATGGGCTACCGGCTGGAAGGTGCGGAGATAACCCATGAACGTGGACCTGACATAGTTTCTGACGGCACCGCCCTGGGTTCTGTACAGGTACCCGGCAGCGGGCAGCCGATCATTCTGCTCGCCGACAGGGGCACCACGGGCGGTTACACGAAGATCGCCACTGTTATTGCACCGGACATTGGACTGCTTTCGCAGGCGCTGCCAGGTGCGAAGGTCCGTTTCACGGCGGTTTCTGTCGAAGAGGCCCACGAGGCGCAGCGCGAGCAGGAATCGATGATTCGGGAGATCAAGTCCCACGTGGATCTGGACCTGACAGGTGCTGTCTCGGTCAGGTCTGAAGGCAGCGAAGTTCGGGTAGTTGACGAGAGCGGCGGCAGAATCGCCGTCCCAGACGTGACAGGATCCAGAACATCCACGCGCACGATATCGACGATTGCAGATGGTGAAGAGTTCGAATTCGAACTCACTACAGCGTTCCAGTAGCATAAGGCTGAGGGAGTAGATATGACCGACAAGCGGATCGTGATTTTCGGAGCAGGCGCAGCGGGGAGCTACCTCGGAGCGTACATGACCAGGGAGGGCCACGACGTCACGTTTGTTGACATGTGGGGCGAGCACGTGGAGACGATGAGAAAGAACGGGCTGAGGGCCTCTGGCACTCAGGACGACTTCACTGTCGACGTTAACGCGCATCACCTGTCCGACGCTCTTCAACTGCAGGGCGAGTTCGATATCGGCTTCCTGGCCATGAAGAGCTACGACACCGAGTGGTCCGCTCATTTCCTCAAGAGGCTGGTGAAGGATGACGGAGTGATCGTGTCGTCGCAGAACTGCATGAACGACAGGTTGGTCGCATCTATAGTCGGGTACAACAGGGCCGTCGGCTGCATCATGTCGAGCATTACGGTCGCTCTATGGGAGCCCGGGCACGTTACGCGAGGCGGCCCCCCGGGACGAGGTCGCGGGCACGTGGTGTTCCGTGTCGGAGAACTTCACGGGCGAATCACGCCAAGAGTCGAGGAACTCGCCGACATACTGATGTGCGTCGATGACGCAAAGGCTACGTCGAACCTGTGGGGCGAGAGGTGGTCAAAGCTGACCACCAACTCGTCAGGCAACCCAGTTGGAGCTATGACGGGGCTAGGAGCCGAGGGCGTCGCATCTATGCCGGAGGC
The window above is part of the Dehalococcoidia bacterium genome. Proteins encoded here:
- a CDS encoding 2-dehydropantoate 2-reductase, producing MTDKRIVIFGAGAAGSYLGAYMTREGHDVTFVDMWGEHVETMRKNGLRASGTQDDFTVDVNAHHLSDALQLQGEFDIGFLAMKSYDTEWSAHFLKRLVKDDGVIVSSQNCMNDRLVASIVGYNRAVGCIMSSITVALWEPGHVTRGGPPGRGRGHVVFRVGELHGRITPRVEELADILMCVDDAKATSNLWGERWSKLTTNSSGNPVGAMTGLGAEGVASMPEARRIQINICKESCQVALAQNYEVEPIKGVSAETYAKADDGEVFEELDSMFQPSGGGADWKSSMGQDVEKGRRTEIEFMNGFIVDEGRRVGVPTPINAAIVQVVQEVQSGERAPSSENVHRVLSLAGLA
- a CDS encoding ABC transporter permease; translation: MASQSGRAALGSGRTRAETVGALVRSTLRAMRRNPTMAAGIAIVVVMALMAIFAPLLFTGDPSAVAPRERFTPPSSGNWFGTDNIGRDLWSRVLFGSRVSMTVGAAVAVISVLSSIVFGLLAGYYRRLDAVIMRFMDGLMAIPSVLLAMALMALLGGSVQNVIIALCVVETPRAVRIVRASVLSIREEMFVDAAHALGVPPPRILRTHILPNTFAPLIVQASFIAASAVLVEAYLSFVGAGPPPEVPSWGNIMAEGRHYISRFVWMIVFPGIFLTLTVLGINLAGDGLRDSLDPKLRSRM
- a CDS encoding biotin-dependent carboxyltransferase family protein; this encodes MSSQSIELISAGLLTTVQDLGRRGYQRYGIPVCGALDPVSLRIANVLVGNPEGEACLEITALGPTIRFISDSVVALVGADFKIDLDGREVRTWESVEVSAGSILSIGAASDGLRAYLAIAGGIDVPPVMNSRSTDLKGVFGGFEGRPLQDGDSLPVGDSPHVADWSQRGLPAGISRQPTFGQEFQIRVVLGPQDGEFTQTGIDTMLTSEYTVSVDSDRMGYRLEGAEITHERGPDIVSDGTALGSVQVPGSGQPIILLADRGTTGGYTKIATVIAPDIGLLSQALPGAKVRFTAVSVEEAHEAQREQESMIREIKSHVDLDLTGAVSVRSEGSEVRVVDESGGRIAVPDVTGSRTSTRTISTIADGEEFEFELTTAFQ
- the pxpB gene encoding 5-oxoprolinase subunit PxpB, with product MRFLPAGDQAVVVEFGSVIDPEINALVHRAAAAIDASDIDGVLEMVPTYRSLLVYYDPLEVSLHELQEQISGLAIVADEIRDEFRIVEIPTLYGGEHGPDLEFVAQNAGMAESEVIALHSGTDYLVYTMGFSPGFPYLGGLDMRLHTPRLPSPRTLIPAGSVGIAETQTGVYPVASPGGWRLIGRSPLRLFDPLASPPTVINAGDRVRFVPLDDEAAYDDIDRQVKEGTYSAITRVGR
- a CDS encoding LysR family transcriptional regulator, giving the protein MSEINFHRLFIFHTVARLGSFTRAASELGISQPAVSIQVKELERSLDTTLLIRMRSGVSLTDTGETVYDYTRRIFTLADEMTNAIQDLTGLESGRLTIGSSTTPGEYILPFAIGKFRERYPKVEVSLAISNTRNVIDQILSRELDLGMAGAPVDIRGLASFLYVNDEVVLVTAPTHPLARRRSLKVQDVVDEAFLMRETGSATRRAAEEHFSSMGARVRVVMELGSNEAVKRAASAELGVGVVSKFSVGPDVAAGYLKVLSVQGWRCERPLTVFYRDDTHISAVQRAFLSVLRVDKPLPPAI
- a CDS encoding LamB/YcsF family protein — encoded protein: MGSQIDFNCDMGESFGMYKMGLDEEVIKYITSANIACGFHAGDPTWMRTTVALAEEQGVAIGAHPSFPDLAGFGRRNMIVSPDEARNDVIYQMGALQAFTSAGKLQHVKPHGAMYNMAVDDETLARAICDAVLEVDEDVALLALAGSSWIGIAQEMGLRVGREIFADRALNPDGTLVSRSQPGSVIHDTSEVVERSLQMVTEGTARAINGDIIDVEADSLCLHGDTPGAVEMAKALKEALESEGVLIKPLAELV
- a CDS encoding ABC transporter permease; translation: MTGYIIRRTLSTIPVILVVALVVFAILRLAPGDPAAILAGTGGAEVDPAVVEKIRKQLGLDQPLHVQLYRYFSDLARGDLGQSLLSKHNVSDLIRARVVPTLSLTIMTELIALVLAIPLGVLAAWKADSWIDRTVMVIATLGFSMPVFWLGFLMIFFFAVQLDFFPAAGYSPPSEGIGPFLHRLIMPAFATGVIVMALITRMTRATMLETLREDYVRTARAKGLTERTVLIRHALRNAALPIVTVIGLGFAALLSGLVVTESVFAVPGLGRLLLNAILARDYPIIQGTILLISGVYVIINLFIDISYAYFDPRIRY